The Arachis duranensis cultivar V14167 chromosome 2, aradu.V14167.gnm2.J7QH, whole genome shotgun sequence genome has a window encoding:
- the LOC110277722 gene encoding uncharacterized protein LOC110277722: protein MAVHDDCKLRFLEFKTKKTHRFIVFKIEENQKQVIVEKLGGSAQGYEDFAACLLPNECRYTIYDFEFLTEVLYRNMIPSNFTMNTSNVMANLATDLLRGSACVVNAASKRDMAVFALGMIKVKLIPIWHCKPLSQSVFKYAIIENYFLANKFNFGFSEKQLNKVGHLVPMGQLEAALDMLTR, encoded by the exons ATGGCGGTCCATGATGACTGCAAGTTGCGGTTTTTGGAGTTCAAGACAAAAAAGACTCACAGGTTCATAGTTTTCAAGATTGAGGAGAATCAGAAGCAAGTCATTGTGGAGAAGCTTGGTGGGTCAGCTCAAGGCTACGAAGATTTTGCTGCTTGCCTCCTTCCTAATGAGTGCCGCTATACTATATATGATTTCGAGTTCTTGACCGAAG TTTTGTATAGGAATATGATCCCTAGTAACTTTACTATGAATACATCTAATGTGATGGCTAATTTGGCCACAGATCTGCTG CGGGGTTCAGCATGTGTAGTTAATGCAGCTAGTAAAAGAGACATGGCTGTATTTGCACTTGGAATGATCAAG GTTAAGTTAATTCCAATATGGCATTGTAAGCCACTCTCACAAAGTGTATTCAAGTATGCAATCATAGAAAACTACTTTTTAGCCAACAAGTTCAACTTTGGGTTTTCTGAAAAGCAG TTAAATAAAGTTGGACACTTGGTTCCTATGGGCCAACTAGAAGCGGCACTTGACATGCTCACAAGATGA